In a single window of the Leptospira sanjuanensis genome:
- the rpmE gene encoding 50S ribosomal protein L31: MKTGIHPNYRAAKISCASCGTVYETRTSIGDINVEICSACHPFFTGKSKLVDTTGRVDKFKKKYKMQ; this comes from the coding sequence ATGAAAACCGGAATTCATCCAAACTATAGAGCGGCGAAAATTAGCTGCGCATCCTGTGGAACCGTTTACGAAACGAGAACTTCCATCGGCGATATCAACGTGGAAATTTGTTCTGCTTGCCACCCATTCTTTACCGGAAAATCCAAACTCGTGGATACGACCGGTCGGGTTGACAAGTTTAAGAAAAAATACAAGATGCAGTGA
- a CDS encoding FecR family protein, producing the protein MRDRFLSGDRPLLLILIFNIVLFTAVFLYDYTQYGYQGSQKVIGTILYKSNTIQRKYDSEVVWREIETGNSIQNRDTILTSEGSQVKVRLLDGSEIMIAENSMVFIDYLDNRASLEISSGGLQVTRKPNNKENPSSLGIRSGDGVLKLVEGIVNVEKRKDRKSLEYSILSGSIKADPSNPYPMIPKKSLDGFEKLFPVPDSIQTAASITAAANSSANGNNSAASSSSGATSASANTSSSNTGSTTGGSSATSPGNSTNSESNSNYGTYDNGNPNYRSTTGSNSNSGGTNSSNPNSGTSASGNGNTGAHTKSGLKLDRPGDTNKNNASKQNETGASKSGSTYDPGDYVNKQKYEQTKIQEKSDSTPNQNRGEFKNTESSQKDNKGGGSTSSQEMKKTKPAREWTPEELLKQEKEKRRREREDKEQREFLRM; encoded by the coding sequence ATGAGAGATCGCTTTCTTTCAGGCGACAGACCGTTGTTGTTGATTTTGATCTTCAACATAGTCCTGTTTACGGCCGTATTCTTGTATGATTATACGCAATACGGATATCAGGGTTCTCAAAAAGTCATCGGGACCATTCTTTATAAGTCCAATACCATTCAGAGAAAGTACGATTCCGAAGTCGTTTGGAGAGAGATCGAAACGGGGAATTCGATTCAAAACCGCGACACGATTTTAACCTCGGAAGGCTCCCAAGTCAAGGTTCGCCTTTTGGACGGAAGCGAGATTATGATCGCGGAAAATTCCATGGTCTTTATCGATTATTTGGACAACCGCGCGAGTTTGGAAATTTCTTCCGGGGGTCTTCAGGTAACGAGAAAACCGAACAACAAAGAGAACCCCTCTTCTCTTGGAATCCGTTCCGGGGACGGAGTTCTGAAACTCGTCGAAGGGATCGTCAATGTCGAAAAACGGAAGGATCGAAAATCGCTGGAATATTCCATTCTTTCCGGATCGATCAAAGCGGATCCGAGCAATCCGTATCCGATGATTCCGAAAAAGTCTTTGGATGGATTTGAAAAATTATTTCCCGTTCCCGATAGCATTCAAACAGCCGCGTCGATCACGGCGGCCGCCAATTCTTCCGCAAACGGAAACAATTCCGCGGCTTCCTCTTCGTCCGGCGCTACGTCTGCTTCGGCAAACACCTCTTCGTCTAACACGGGTTCAACGACCGGCGGATCATCTGCCACGAGCCCAGGCAACTCCACGAATTCCGAGTCTAACTCCAATTATGGAACCTATGACAACGGAAATCCGAATTACAGATCCACCACCGGTTCCAATTCAAACAGCGGTGGAACAAATTCTTCCAACCCAAACTCGGGAACATCCGCCAGTGGTAATGGAAACACAGGTGCGCATACCAAGTCCGGATTAAAACTCGATCGCCCCGGAGATACGAACAAAAACAACGCTTCAAAACAAAACGAAACCGGCGCTTCCAAATCCGGTTCGACGTATGATCCTGGCGACTATGTCAATAAACAGAAATACGAACAGACGAAGATCCAAGAAAAATCCGATTCCACTCCGAATCAAAACCGCGGAGAATTCAAAAACACCGAATCTTCTCAAAAAGACAACAAAGGCGGCGGTTCCACTTCCTCACAGGAAATGAAAAAGACAAAGCCGGCCCGCGAATGGACTCCCGAAGAACTTCTGAAACAAGAGAAAGAAAAACGCAGAAGAGAACGGGAAGACAAGGAACAAAGAGAATTCTTAAGAATGTAA
- a CDS encoding adenylate/guanylate cyclase domain-containing protein: MNSFLNLYNWNIRQKLMVIISFIILVSLGVIIALATYFFKSDNEVRIKENNLKLTDVISQKVRSDMASLTKRSLLLARAVANSEGSNDILQNDEDIFYLKIFRKENGDYAGVKRIVNENSLKELKISPEESDKIVRKYLNGQRKAQPGKPVVLNVSPDFQKPVLYLMITIGDGVNTAIVISLVKMDSILDSFKTSGITQFFLVSQDGKLIAHSDPKLILQPINVSDDPIVKNLLDSTMSNGQTRYKGKDNQFYLGSFRRIGYAGLGVISSTSEKKAFEEVYNIQKRNIYLMIVVVNVSILFVFFYSRRLTRPILKLVDASKEIEKGNFHLTLEPESGDEIGKLTSSFVEMGKGLSDRDKMKDAFGKFVNKDIAEMVLKGEVKLGGDKRECVILFSDIRSFTSISERIEPELVVEFLNQYFTAMVKCINANGGSVNKYIGDAIMAVWGELGHTDSDTENAINAALDMRKSLLQFNKGRGTDKKPRISIGIGINTGEVIAGQIGSEDRLEYTVIGDTVNLASRVESLTKEFGADILITGNSYEKVKGIYNVEKLKPIKVKGKQSLQTIYAVLGHSKDKNCPKNLKELRKQIGLEFKSGGSK, translated from the coding sequence ATGAATTCATTTCTCAATTTATACAACTGGAATATCCGCCAAAAGTTGATGGTGATTATTTCCTTCATCATCCTGGTTTCTTTGGGAGTCATCATCGCTCTCGCAACGTATTTTTTCAAATCGGACAACGAGGTTCGGATCAAGGAGAACAACCTGAAACTGACCGACGTGATCAGTCAGAAAGTCCGTTCCGATATGGCATCGTTGACCAAACGTTCCCTACTTCTTGCAAGGGCCGTCGCAAATTCCGAAGGTTCGAACGATATTCTTCAAAACGACGAAGACATCTTCTATCTGAAAATTTTCAGAAAAGAAAACGGAGATTACGCCGGAGTCAAACGGATCGTCAACGAAAACTCCCTCAAAGAACTGAAGATCTCCCCGGAAGAATCGGATAAGATCGTCCGCAAATATTTGAACGGACAACGAAAAGCCCAACCGGGAAAACCCGTAGTATTGAACGTATCTCCCGATTTCCAAAAACCGGTCTTATATCTTATGATCACAATCGGAGACGGGGTGAATACCGCCATCGTGATTTCCCTCGTAAAGATGGATTCTATATTAGATTCTTTTAAAACGTCCGGAATCACCCAATTTTTTCTCGTGAGTCAGGACGGAAAACTGATCGCGCATTCCGATCCGAAATTGATTCTGCAACCGATCAATGTTTCGGACGATCCGATCGTGAAGAATCTTTTGGACAGCACGATGAGCAACGGGCAAACACGTTACAAAGGAAAAGACAATCAGTTCTATCTCGGCTCTTTCCGAAGGATCGGTTATGCGGGACTTGGAGTGATTTCAAGCACTTCGGAAAAGAAAGCCTTTGAAGAAGTTTATAATATTCAAAAACGAAATATCTATCTGATGATCGTCGTGGTAAACGTATCGATCCTCTTCGTATTCTTTTATTCAAGAAGATTGACCCGTCCGATTCTCAAACTCGTGGACGCTTCCAAAGAAATCGAAAAAGGAAATTTTCATCTTACGTTGGAACCGGAATCCGGAGACGAAATCGGAAAACTCACTTCTTCCTTTGTCGAGATGGGAAAGGGACTTTCGGATCGGGATAAGATGAAGGACGCGTTCGGCAAGTTCGTCAACAAGGACATCGCCGAAATGGTTCTCAAAGGAGAAGTCAAACTCGGAGGAGATAAACGGGAATGTGTGATTCTTTTCTCCGATATCCGAAGTTTTACTTCGATCTCCGAAAGAATCGAACCGGAACTCGTCGTCGAATTCTTAAATCAATACTTTACGGCGATGGTTAAGTGCATCAACGCAAACGGCGGAAGCGTCAACAAATACATCGGGGATGCGATCATGGCGGTTTGGGGAGAATTGGGACATACCGATTCCGATACGGAAAACGCGATCAACGCGGCGCTCGATATGCGTAAGAGTCTTTTGCAGTTCAATAAAGGAAGAGGCACCGATAAAAAACCGAGGATCTCGATCGGAATCGGAATCAATACGGGAGAAGTCATCGCCGGTCAAATCGGTTCCGAGGATCGTCTGGAATATACTGTCATCGGAGATACGGTCAATCTCGCTTCCCGAGTAGAATCCCTCACGAAAGAATTCGGAGCGGACATTTTGATCACCGGAAATTCTTACGAAAAGGTGAAAGGAATCTATAACGTGGAAAAACTAAAGCCCATCAAGGTAAAGGGAAAACAATCCCTGCAAACCATCTACGCGGTTTTGGGACATTCCAAAGATAAGAATTGCCCTAAGAATTTGAAAGAACTCAGAAAACAAATCGGACTGGAGTTCAAGTCGGGCGGGTCTAAATAA
- a CDS encoding pentapeptide repeat-containing protein yields MSVMDFARYKQINDDRVNYREMEDATVVSNYRNVGCGDGYRIYLKIDSTDHVTDASYTTTGCGFGIVALAMATEFAKGKSVQELKDVTPADLEKMFEFPERRKNYPESAVAALLQAVKDYESGEGVPKEKRITAGKALEILKEKGSLKGEDLSSIILEKLNFDGVDFGGANLGHAFLQNSSFVGANFSGAKLRGSFLNNADLRNANFRGADLRWAKLAGANVEGADFTDAIYDIGTRLDQKQIHLFSVMKKEGKDLYLNKEAE; encoded by the coding sequence ATGAGTGTAATGGACTTCGCACGGTACAAACAGATCAACGACGATCGCGTCAACTATCGTGAGATGGAGGATGCGACCGTAGTTTCCAACTACCGCAACGTCGGTTGCGGCGACGGTTACCGCATTTATCTTAAAATCGATTCTACAGATCATGTAACGGACGCGAGTTATACCACGACCGGTTGCGGTTTTGGAATCGTCGCTCTGGCGATGGCGACCGAGTTCGCCAAAGGCAAATCCGTTCAAGAACTGAAGGACGTAACTCCGGCCGATCTTGAAAAGATGTTCGAGTTTCCGGAAAGACGTAAAAATTATCCCGAGTCTGCGGTCGCAGCACTTTTGCAAGCGGTGAAAGACTATGAAAGCGGAGAAGGGGTTCCTAAGGAAAAAAGAATCACCGCGGGTAAGGCCCTGGAGATTCTCAAGGAAAAAGGTTCTCTCAAAGGCGAAGACCTTTCCAGTATTATATTAGAAAAACTTAATTTTGACGGAGTCGATTTCGGCGGGGCTAACCTCGGACACGCGTTCCTTCAGAATTCTTCCTTTGTGGGCGCGAACTTTTCGGGCGCGAAACTCAGAGGTTCCTTCTTGAACAACGCCGATCTTCGGAACGCGAACTTTCGCGGAGCCGATTTGCGTTGGGCGAAACTCGCGGGAGCAAATGTGGAAGGCGCCGATTTTACGGATGCGATCTACGATATCGGAACGCGTTTGGATCAAAAGCAGATCCATCTATTCAGCGTGATGAAAAAAGAAGGAAAAGATCTTTATCTCAACAAAGAGGCCGAATGA
- the ispG gene encoding (E)-4-hydroxy-3-methylbut-2-enyl-diphosphate synthase — protein MNFRYNHTPFGYQRRRTREVKVGDVKVGGANPIVIQSMINSDTTDTQGSVKQILELERAGCEIVRLTVPSQADADNLPAIRQELKKAGSKVPLVADIHFTPSVAMKAVEYVEKIRINPGNFADKKKFAVRDYTDSEYDDELGRISEIFSPLVLRCKELGVAMRIGTNHGSLSDRIMNRYGDTPQGMVESALEFIRIAESLNYYDIIVSMKASNPQVMVQAYRLLASRFDELRMDYPLHLGVTEAGDGKDGRIKSAIGIGSLLEDGLGDTIRVSLTEDPVLEVPVAKLLADRFNARSAAPERSKGYSEFRNPFSYERFYSGEIRIGKFEAGESHPVRVETVLPFENSNSFLANVAKLYQYGKPLSIEPESILVDSPSPDLLSEITESAKALEIPVGILLAKNVSLNEKLQKELKRFPKIVFDPFLQFQDGEKMLAFLRERQSAGLYTEIHTSGERIESLKGLPETLAEIGIKNVIFSLETGEILYDYRKLGNILSRHEFPILLHGSFANTDEALYGAAIGIGGLLIDGIGDLIRIQTPKLEELEETFQLSYDLLQGTRLRLTKTEYISCPSCGRTLFDLQETTARIKARTGHLKGVKIAVMGCIVNGPGEMADADFGYVGAGPGKVHLYRGKEIVMKNVPSEVADEKLVELIKDNGMWRESSAP, from the coding sequence ATGAATTTTAGATACAACCACACGCCCTTCGGCTATCAGAGAAGAAGAACGAGAGAAGTAAAAGTAGGAGACGTGAAAGTCGGAGGCGCAAATCCGATCGTCATCCAGTCGATGATCAACAGCGACACGACCGATACGCAAGGCTCGGTAAAACAAATTCTCGAGTTGGAGCGAGCTGGCTGCGAAATCGTACGATTGACCGTTCCTTCTCAAGCGGACGCGGACAATCTGCCGGCCATTCGACAGGAGTTGAAAAAAGCGGGCAGCAAGGTTCCCCTCGTCGCGGACATTCACTTCACCCCAAGCGTCGCGATGAAGGCCGTGGAATACGTTGAAAAAATAAGGATCAATCCGGGCAACTTTGCGGATAAGAAAAAATTCGCGGTTCGGGATTATACGGATTCGGAGTACGACGACGAGCTGGGAAGAATCAGCGAAATTTTTTCTCCGCTTGTTCTGCGATGCAAGGAGCTCGGCGTCGCTATGAGAATCGGGACCAATCACGGTTCCCTTTCGGATCGGATCATGAACCGCTACGGCGACACTCCGCAGGGGATGGTCGAGTCCGCGCTCGAATTCATACGCATCGCGGAAAGTTTAAATTATTATGATATTATTGTAAGCATGAAAGCCTCGAATCCGCAGGTGATGGTTCAGGCGTATCGATTGCTCGCTTCCAGATTCGACGAACTTAGAATGGACTATCCCCTTCACTTGGGCGTGACCGAAGCGGGAGACGGAAAGGACGGAAGAATCAAGTCCGCAATCGGAATCGGCTCCTTGCTCGAGGACGGACTGGGAGATACGATTCGTGTCTCTCTCACCGAAGATCCGGTTCTGGAAGTTCCCGTCGCAAAACTCCTCGCCGACAGGTTCAATGCAAGGAGCGCGGCCCCCGAACGTTCGAAAGGATATTCCGAATTTCGAAATCCGTTTTCGTACGAAAGATTTTACAGCGGCGAAATCCGAATCGGAAAATTCGAAGCGGGAGAATCGCATCCGGTGCGCGTGGAAACGGTCCTTCCATTCGAAAACTCCAATTCGTTTCTTGCGAACGTCGCCAAACTCTACCAATACGGGAAACCACTTTCGATCGAACCCGAAAGCATCTTGGTCGATTCCCCTTCTCCCGATTTATTAAGCGAAATCACGGAGTCCGCAAAGGCTTTGGAAATTCCGGTCGGAATTCTTCTCGCCAAGAACGTTTCTCTCAACGAAAAACTCCAAAAGGAACTCAAACGGTTTCCCAAGATCGTATTCGATCCGTTTCTCCAATTTCAAGACGGAGAAAAGATGCTGGCCTTTCTGCGGGAAAGACAAAGCGCCGGATTGTATACCGAGATTCATACGAGCGGAGAACGGATCGAATCCCTCAAGGGACTTCCGGAAACGTTAGCCGAAATTGGAATCAAAAACGTGATTTTTTCCCTCGAAACCGGAGAAATCCTCTACGACTACCGCAAACTCGGAAATATTCTGAGCCGTCACGAATTTCCGATCCTGTTGCACGGATCGTTTGCAAATACGGACGAGGCTCTATACGGTGCCGCCATCGGAATCGGCGGACTTCTAATCGACGGAATCGGAGATCTGATCCGGATTCAAACGCCGAAACTCGAGGAGCTCGAAGAAACGTTCCAACTTTCTTATGACCTTTTGCAGGGTACAAGACTCCGTTTGACAAAAACCGAATACATTTCCTGTCCTTCCTGCGGAAGAACGTTATTCGACCTTCAGGAAACGACCGCGAGAATCAAGGCCAGAACGGGACATCTCAAAGGCGTAAAAATCGCCGTAATGGGATGTATCGTAAACGGGCCGGGAGAAATGGCGGACGCGGATTTCGGGTACGTAGGTGCCGGCCCAGGGAAAGTACACCTCTACCGAGGGAAGGAAATCGTAATGAAGAACGTTCCGAGCGAAGTTGCGGATGAAAAACTCGTGGAACTGATCAAAGACAACGGAATGTGGCGGGAATCGAGCGCCCCTTAG
- the gltB gene encoding glutamate synthase large subunit, which yields MNDVREQLQLQKYLEENGLYERSFEHDNCGVGFVASFQGENSHRIVSMGLKAVACLTHRGAVDADMVTGDGAGIMIQIPKKLFATYIEEMGHRRPDEDSIGVGMIFLPREDIDKQDMCRSLVESALMEFNFKLYAWRYVPVNPEVLGPKANQSRPQIEQVLIGKPEGMSNEDFETKLFLIQKKLMRDADRLSLAGDLYICSLSSERIVFKGLFNGNQVSQFYEDLNSEEMVSPYCIFHQRYSTNTFPSWALAQPFRILAHNGEINTIAGNRIWMLAREEELECKKWGEYQKEIHPIIRPHMSDSASLDNAMEAIVRSGKDVLQAKAMLVPNAWSKNLTMSEELKSFYEYNNTLIEPWDGPAALAFAEGDWIGGALDRNGLRPARYAVTEDGLLIMGSEAGLVQVDEEIVTKKGRLGPGEMIGINLKEKKLYYNEDINSLFEKKYDYREWSKENVSYLNQDLDASIQETITYKGDDLRRRQVLFAYSPFKQKSVIKPQAHQGKEAISSMGDDTPLSILMLSRIGLYTYFRQRFAQVTNPPIDYIREKGVTSLYTRLVKKMNLFGDDKPQNCLVLSHPYLTNLDLKRIREMDGKPYKILTLDATFEAHIEAEANTNRNYLEKALDALLEQALQAAKSGTNILVLSDKKLSKERAPIPMELAVAAVHNHLIRNKTRSAVSILVETGSAFEIHNVAVLLGYGASGVNSYLIWDTLFDLWEKGEFDAEDGTRPAFHTICGNYRYGVDDGLLKIMSKMGISILSSYVGGQVFEAIGLSRTLVSKYFPGTYSRISGIGIGGIEQNILRNHEQAFYKELNPEDFISEKDDQPHRWSPRVVKFLRKAAVDNDYEAFKEATKILKESDPINIRDLFDFVARKPIPIEEVETVTEIQKRFLTPGMSHGALSIEAHTDLAIAMNRLGAKSSSGEGGENPSRYVVNEKGDLANSSIKQIASGRFGVTSEYLNSATEIEIKIAQGAKPGEGGQLPGKKNNEEIATNRHTPMGIDLISPPPHHDIYSIEDLSQLIYDLKMANHKAQVSVKLVSEAGVGTIAAGVAKANADVILISGHVGGTGAAPITSIKYAGSPWELGLSETHQVLVMNGLRDRVVLRTDGGIVSGRDVIIAACLGAEEYGVGTASLVALGCIMARKCHLNNCPTGIATQDIKFRAKYKGSPDQLVNLFTCLALEVREYLAELGFRSIDEIIGRTDLLKQITRYERDRLDSLDLNPILVRLPLFYDPTKQKKDRSVRKEPIGEVLDDRIIKDAEKALEGKSSMALSYLVRNTNRTVGAKISGLIARKYGSKGLPGKLEIILEGTAGQSLGAWLVKGVQVTLHGDANDYVGKGLCGGVIVIKKHRKSKLKAYENTIIGNTCLYGATSGKLFCSGRAGERFGVRNSGAEAVVGGAGDHFLEYMTSGTIVCLGSVGKNMGAGMTGGTAYFFQKGWDIQPLLNKEYVKTVDLENGDYEIIKNLISEHSKLTGSDLSEGILKDFEGNKNYFVKVVPK from the coding sequence ATGAATGATGTAAGAGAACAGTTGCAGCTTCAAAAGTATCTTGAGGAGAACGGTCTGTATGAAAGATCGTTTGAACATGATAACTGCGGAGTGGGATTTGTTGCTTCCTTTCAGGGAGAAAACAGTCACAGAATCGTCTCTATGGGACTCAAGGCGGTCGCATGCCTGACGCATAGGGGGGCGGTCGACGCAGATATGGTTACCGGAGACGGAGCCGGTATCATGATTCAAATTCCTAAGAAGCTGTTTGCAACCTACATCGAAGAAATGGGTCACCGCAGACCGGACGAGGATTCCATCGGTGTCGGAATGATCTTTCTTCCGAGAGAAGACATCGATAAACAGGACATGTGTCGCAGTCTCGTCGAGTCCGCGCTCATGGAATTCAATTTTAAACTTTATGCATGGAGATACGTTCCGGTAAATCCGGAAGTTCTCGGGCCGAAGGCGAACCAATCCAGACCTCAAATCGAACAGGTTCTGATCGGTAAACCGGAAGGAATGTCCAACGAGGACTTCGAAACGAAGTTATTCTTAATCCAGAAAAAACTGATGAGAGACGCGGATCGTCTTTCGCTTGCGGGAGATCTTTACATCTGTTCCCTTTCCTCGGAAAGAATCGTGTTCAAAGGACTCTTCAACGGAAACCAGGTTTCCCAGTTCTACGAAGACTTGAACTCGGAAGAAATGGTTTCTCCGTATTGTATCTTTCACCAAAGATATTCCACCAACACGTTCCCATCTTGGGCGCTCGCGCAGCCCTTTCGGATTCTCGCGCACAACGGAGAGATCAACACGATCGCCGGAAACAGAATCTGGATGCTCGCACGCGAAGAGGAACTCGAGTGCAAAAAATGGGGAGAATATCAAAAGGAAATCCATCCGATCATCCGTCCTCACATGAGCGACTCCGCGAGTTTGGACAACGCGATGGAAGCGATCGTCCGTTCCGGAAAGGACGTTCTTCAGGCGAAGGCGATGCTCGTTCCGAACGCGTGGTCCAAAAACCTTACGATGTCGGAAGAGTTGAAAAGCTTTTACGAATATAATAATACTTTAATAGAGCCTTGGGACGGTCCCGCGGCGCTTGCGTTTGCGGAAGGCGACTGGATCGGCGGCGCGCTCGACAGAAACGGACTTCGTCCGGCCCGTTACGCGGTCACCGAAGACGGTCTTTTGATCATGGGATCGGAAGCCGGACTCGTTCAAGTCGACGAAGAGATCGTAACCAAAAAAGGACGTCTCGGTCCCGGAGAGATGATCGGGATCAATTTAAAAGAGAAAAAGCTCTACTACAACGAGGACATCAATTCTCTCTTCGAAAAGAAATACGACTATAGAGAATGGTCCAAAGAGAACGTTTCGTATCTCAACCAGGATCTCGACGCGTCGATACAGGAGACGATCACCTACAAAGGAGACGATCTCAGAAGAAGACAGGTTCTTTTCGCTTATTCTCCGTTTAAACAAAAGTCGGTGATCAAACCGCAGGCGCATCAGGGAAAAGAAGCGATCAGCTCCATGGGGGACGATACTCCTCTGTCGATTCTGATGCTTTCGCGCATCGGTCTTTACACCTATTTCCGTCAGAGATTCGCGCAGGTAACCAATCCTCCGATCGACTACATCCGTGAAAAGGGCGTGACCTCTCTTTACACTCGTCTTGTCAAAAAGATGAACCTGTTCGGAGACGATAAACCGCAGAACTGTCTGGTTCTTTCCCATCCGTATCTCACCAATCTGGATCTGAAACGGATCCGCGAGATGGACGGAAAACCGTATAAAATTCTCACGTTAGACGCAACCTTCGAAGCTCATATCGAAGCGGAAGCGAACACGAATCGGAACTATCTCGAAAAAGCCCTCGACGCTCTTCTCGAACAAGCGTTACAGGCGGCGAAATCGGGAACGAACATTCTCGTTCTTTCCGATAAAAAACTTTCGAAAGAACGCGCTCCGATTCCTATGGAACTCGCGGTCGCGGCGGTTCACAACCATTTGATCCGCAATAAGACGCGCTCCGCCGTTTCGATTCTTGTGGAAACCGGTTCCGCATTCGAAATTCATAATGTGGCCGTGTTGCTCGGTTACGGAGCTTCCGGCGTAAACAGCTATCTGATCTGGGACACGTTATTCGATCTTTGGGAAAAGGGAGAATTCGACGCGGAAGACGGAACCCGTCCGGCATTCCACACGATCTGCGGAAACTACCGCTACGGTGTGGACGACGGACTTCTCAAGATCATGTCCAAAATGGGAATCTCGATTCTTTCCTCTTACGTGGGAGGACAGGTGTTCGAGGCGATCGGACTTTCGAGAACTCTCGTGTCCAAGTATTTCCCCGGAACGTATTCGCGTATTTCCGGAATCGGAATCGGCGGGATCGAACAGAACATTCTCCGAAATCACGAACAGGCATTCTACAAAGAACTCAATCCGGAAGACTTCATCTCCGAGAAGGACGATCAACCTCACCGTTGGTCTCCGAGAGTCGTTAAATTCTTAAGAAAGGCGGCGGTCGACAACGACTACGAAGCGTTCAAAGAAGCGACTAAGATTCTCAAGGAAAGCGATCCGATCAACATCCGCGACTTGTTCGACTTCGTAGCCAGAAAGCCGATCCCGATCGAAGAAGTGGAAACCGTCACCGAAATTCAAAAACGTTTTTTAACGCCTGGAATGTCTCACGGTGCGCTGTCCATCGAGGCGCATACGGATCTCGCGATCGCCATGAACCGCTTAGGCGCTAAGTCTTCTTCCGGGGAAGGCGGGGAGAATCCTTCCCGTTACGTCGTGAACGAAAAAGGGGATCTCGCGAATTCTTCCATCAAGCAGATCGCTTCCGGAAGATTCGGCGTGACTTCGGAGTATTTAAACTCCGCGACCGAAATCGAAATCAAAATCGCACAAGGTGCAAAACCGGGAGAAGGCGGTCAGCTTCCCGGTAAGAAGAACAACGAGGAGATCGCGACCAACCGTCATACGCCGATGGGGATCGATTTGATTTCTCCTCCGCCTCACCACGATATTTATTCGATCGAAGATTTGTCGCAGCTCATCTACGATTTGAAGATGGCGAACCACAAGGCTCAAGTTTCCGTGAAACTCGTGTCCGAAGCGGGCGTGGGAACGATCGCGGCCGGTGTTGCAAAAGCGAACGCGGATGTGATTCTCATTTCCGGTCACGTGGGCGGAACCGGCGCGGCTCCGATCACTTCGATCAAGTATGCGGGTTCTCCCTGGGAGCTTGGTCTTTCCGAAACACATCAAGTTTTAGTAATGAACGGACTGCGCGACCGCGTCGTGTTAAGAACGGACGGCGGTATCGTATCCGGAAGGGACGTGATCATCGCGGCTTGTTTGGGTGCGGAAGAATACGGAGTGGGAACCGCTTCTCTGGTAGCTTTAGGTTGTATCATGGCGAGAAAATGCCACTTGAACAACTGTCCGACCGGAATCGCGACTCAGGACATCAAGTTCCGCGCGAAATACAAAGGATCTCCGGATCAACTCGTAAATCTTTTCACTTGTCTCGCTCTCGAAGTGAGAGAATATCTTGCGGAACTCGGATTCAGATCGATCGACGAAATCATTGGAAGAACCGATCTTCTCAAGCAGATCACACGTTACGAAAGGGATCGTTTGGATTCTCTCGATCTCAATCCGATCCTGGTTCGTCTTCCTCTTTTCTACGATCCTACGAAACAGAAAAAAGACAGATCGGTCCGCAAGGAGCCGATCGGAGAAGTATTGGACGATCGTATCATCAAGGACGCGGAAAAAGCCCTTGAAGGAAAATCTTCCATGGCGCTTTCCTACTTGGTGCGCAACACGAACCGGACCGTGGGAGCGAAGATCTCGGGTCTCATCGCGAGAAAATACGGATCGAAAGGATTGCCGGGTAAACTCGAAATCATTTTGGAAGGAACCGCAGGACAATCGTTGGGAGCTTGGCTCGTCAAAGGAGTTCAGGTCACCTTACACGGAGATGCGAACGACTACGTTGGAAAAGGACTTTGCGGCGGTGTGATTGTGATCAAAAAACATCGCAAGTCGAAACTCAAGGCGTATGAGAATACGATCATCGGAAACACATGTCTTTACGGAGCGACCTCCGGAAAACTTTTCTGTTCCGGAAGAGCAGGAGAACGTTTCGGAGTCCGTAACTCGGGAGCGGAAGCGGTGGTCGGGGGCGCAGGAGATCACTTCCTCGAATACATGACCAGCGGAACCATCGTTTGTCTCGGAAGCGTAGGCAAGAACATGGGAGCCGGTATGACCGGAGGAACCGCGTATTTCTTCCAAAAGGGATGGGACATCCAACCTCTTCTCAATAAGGAATACGTAAAGACCGTGGATCTGGAAAACGGAGACTACGAGATTATCAAGAACTTGATTTCCGAACACTCCAAGTTGACCGGTTCCGATCTCTCGGAAGGAATCTTAAAGGACTTTGAAGGAAACAAAAATTATTTCGTGAAGGTAGTTCCGAAATAA